In the genome of Tsukamurella paurometabola DSM 20162, the window ACGGCGATCGTTCGCCACACGTTGGTGTACCAGGGGTTCTGCTTGGACTGCTCCGCCTCGATCTGCTCGGGCGTGGGCGCCGGGGCACCGGGGAACTGCACCCGGTACGCGGTCTCCCCGGGCATCACGTACTGCAGCCGGATCCTGGCCTGCTGCTTGATGTACGCAGGATCGTCCTGAAGTCGCTTCTGATCCTCGAGGCGGGCGATATCGGCGAGCAATTGGGAGTGCTCGGCCGCCACCTTGTCTTCGCGTGCCTGTTCGGACA includes:
- a CDS encoding FtsB family cell division protein, coding for MSRTRVVTGRIPRDGDRPDSGGAGRVVVLFVVLCVLVLTLAVPVRTYLSEQAREDKVAAEHSQLLADIARLEDQKRLQDDPAYIKQQARIRLQYVMPGETAYRVQFPGAPAPTPEQIEAEQSKQNPWYTNVWRTIAVPH